A window from Rana temporaria chromosome 8, aRanTem1.1, whole genome shotgun sequence encodes these proteins:
- the LOC120910735 gene encoding oocyte zinc finger protein XlCOF19-like isoform X2: MMENQPPLTLPGSHGVLNFLEEHPILSPDSSTGDNDLARYSSKVKPVTPYIQSRCYRVDKSMVLLNPKGSSDRSHVGSLNISPKGHTSNLSKGISSSKEPSNIKSSTVKHKGDKMFPCPECDKCFNRKAHLVAHQYLHTGVYPHLCSECQMSFRDKDGLVQHQRIHTGERPYSCSECGQCFKRRSYVTIHLRSHTGESPFSCSECGKCYREKGALLRHQRTHTGVMPYTCAECGKGFTRRGTLLKHERTHTDERPFPCPECGKWFKQKFCLAQHLKLHKDQS, translated from the exons atgatggagaatcagccgcccctcacattaccgg GTTCACATGGCGTCTTAAATTTCTTGGAGGAACATCCTATTTTATCTCCAGATTCCAGCACCGGAGATAATGACTTGGCCCGATATTCTTCAAAAGTGAAGCCCGTTACTCCATACATACAGAGCAGATGTTATCGTGTGGATAAGTCAATGGTTCTTTTAAATCCTAAGGGGTCCTCTGATAGATCCCATGTTGGTTCCCTAAATATCAGTCCAAAAGGTCACACTTCGAATCTTTCAAAAGGCATTTCTAGTTCTAAGGAGCCGTCAAATATCAAGTCAAGTACTGTCAAACATAAAGGCGATAAGATGtttccctgtcctgagtgtgaTAAATGTTTTAACAGAAAGGCGCATCTTGTTGCACATCAATACCTGCACACTGGCGTGTACCCCCATTTATGTTCAGAATGCCAGATGTCTTTCAGGGACAAAGATGGTCTTGTCCAACATCAAAGAATTCACACCGGCGAGAGGCCTTATTCATGCTCAGAgtgtggtcagtgttttaaacGGCGTAGTTATGTCACGATACATCTCAGAAGTCACACAGGCGAGTCTCCTTTTTCATGTTCGGAGTGTGGAAAGTGCTATAGAGAGAAAGGAGCACTCCTCAGACACCAGCGCACCCACACTGGTGTGATGCCGTATACTTGTgcagagtgcgggaaaggttttacACGGAGAGGTACACTCCTCAAACATGAGAGGACACACACAGACGAGCGTCCTTTTCCTTGTCCAGAGTGCGGCAAATGGTTCAAGCAGAAATTTTGCCTTGCCCAACATCTTAAACTCCACAAAGACCAGAGTTAA
- the LOC120910735 gene encoding oocyte zinc finger protein XlCOF19-like isoform X1 → MMENQPPLTLPAGSHGVLNFLEEHPILSPDSSTGDNDLARYSSKVKPVTPYIQSRCYRVDKSMVLLNPKGSSDRSHVGSLNISPKGHTSNLSKGISSSKEPSNIKSSTVKHKGDKMFPCPECDKCFNRKAHLVAHQYLHTGVYPHLCSECQMSFRDKDGLVQHQRIHTGERPYSCSECGQCFKRRSYVTIHLRSHTGESPFSCSECGKCYREKGALLRHQRTHTGVMPYTCAECGKGFTRRGTLLKHERTHTDERPFPCPECGKWFKQKFCLAQHLKLHKDQS, encoded by the exons atgatggagaatcagccgcccctcacattaccgg cAGGTTCACATGGCGTCTTAAATTTCTTGGAGGAACATCCTATTTTATCTCCAGATTCCAGCACCGGAGATAATGACTTGGCCCGATATTCTTCAAAAGTGAAGCCCGTTACTCCATACATACAGAGCAGATGTTATCGTGTGGATAAGTCAATGGTTCTTTTAAATCCTAAGGGGTCCTCTGATAGATCCCATGTTGGTTCCCTAAATATCAGTCCAAAAGGTCACACTTCGAATCTTTCAAAAGGCATTTCTAGTTCTAAGGAGCCGTCAAATATCAAGTCAAGTACTGTCAAACATAAAGGCGATAAGATGtttccctgtcctgagtgtgaTAAATGTTTTAACAGAAAGGCGCATCTTGTTGCACATCAATACCTGCACACTGGCGTGTACCCCCATTTATGTTCAGAATGCCAGATGTCTTTCAGGGACAAAGATGGTCTTGTCCAACATCAAAGAATTCACACCGGCGAGAGGCCTTATTCATGCTCAGAgtgtggtcagtgttttaaacGGCGTAGTTATGTCACGATACATCTCAGAAGTCACACAGGCGAGTCTCCTTTTTCATGTTCGGAGTGTGGAAAGTGCTATAGAGAGAAAGGAGCACTCCTCAGACACCAGCGCACCCACACTGGTGTGATGCCGTATACTTGTgcagagtgcgggaaaggttttacACGGAGAGGTACACTCCTCAAACATGAGAGGACACACACAGACGAGCGTCCTTTTCCTTGTCCAGAGTGCGGCAAATGGTTCAAGCAGAAATTTTGCCTTGCCCAACATCTTAAACTCCACAAAGACCAGAGTTAA